AATTGGTCGGCGAAATTTTCGTCAGCGAATTTGCAGGCCTCTTTGATGCCGAGAGGAACCGCGCCTTCGACCACGAGAATATAGCCGCCCTTGGCGATGGCTTTTTCCACCGCAGCCACCGCCGAAGGTCCGGTGGCTGCCGAAAGAGTCTGGTGAAAATACAAGGAAAGGTAGCGCGTGAGGAGATCCGCCGGGCCCGGACTTTCCGAATTCAGCAGGCTCACCGAACATCCGGAACACGACAGGCCCTGCAACCAGAGAATGGGCGCGCGCCCGTAGGCCATCTCCTCCAGAGCATCGGCCATTTTGGGCAACAAGGTGGGTTCCAGACCCATGGCGGCCACCAACAGACCGGCGTCCTTGAGAAAGGTTCTGCGCGTGATCTTCATGACAAGAGTCCTTCCGGGTTTAATGCACCGCGCAGGCGATGCAGGGATCAAACGCGCGCACCACCCGCGCCACCTCCAGGCCTTGGTACGCCTCGTTCACCGGGGTGCCGACCAGGGCGCTCTCCACCGGCCCCGGATTCTGCTCGGCGTCGCGGGGTGAAAAATTCCAGGTGCTGGGGACTACGCACTGGTAACTGCCGATGCGCCCTGCTTTCAGGGTGATCCAATGGCCCAGGGCGCCGCGCGGTGCCTCGACCAGTCCGACGCCCGAGCCCGCGTCGCGGTTTTTGTACGGCACGATGGCCGGGGCGCCTGGTTGCATCGCGTCCAGCCACTGCTCCATGCGCGCGGCGAGGAGCTGGGCTTCCAGGGCCCTGGCCGCGTGACGTCCCAGGGTGCTGGGCAACTGCTCTTCGCGCAGCCCCGTCTCGCGAAGGAGTGCGGAGAGGCTTTGGCTGATGGAGCGCTCGCCGGCAGCGGCGGCAACCACCAGGCGCGCCAGGGGGCCGACTTCGTAACTCAGGCCGTTGTAGCGCGGCGCTTTGAGCCAGGAATAGGCGCGGGGTTTGTCGGGTTGGGGAATAGGGGCGGCGGCGTCCTTGGGATGGCTTTTATGATTGCCGCGATAAAAACCGCTGGTGGTGTCTTCGTGAATAAGCGCGAGGTTCAGTGGCTCGTGCCCCTTGCCGTTGACCGTTCCGGCGGGCATCCAGGTGCTGGCGCCTTCATCGAAGACGCCGTAGGAGAGAAAGCGTGCCGGCCCCCGCCCGATGTCGGCGTAGCTTGGGTAAAGACGCGCAGCCTGTAGAACGTCGGGGATGTAGCAGCGTTCAATAAAACGTCGCACACGGCGCAGGCGCGCGCGGAAATCCTCCAGCACGGCCGCGTCCGCAACGCAGGTGACGCCTCCCGGCACCAGAGTTGCGGCGTGCGGCATTTTCCCGCCGAGCAGCGCGGCCATGCGGTGGGCTTCCTGGCGAATCTCCAGCGCTTCGACATAGTTGGCCAGAGCACCGAGGTTCCACTGCGGGTCTGCGGCGTAGTCGCCGGGAAGTTTCGGCAGAAACGGGGCTACCGGCAGAACTCGGTTGGTCCTGATTTCGCTTTCCGCCCAGTTTTTCAGATCCACAAGCACCGGATCGCGTCCCGTGTAGCCGAGCAGAGCCTCCACCTTGACGAAATCCAGGGCGCTGAGGTGGTAAAAGTGCAGAATGTGGCTTTGCAGGTAATTGGCGCCGAGAATCAGGTTGCGCAGGTAAAGGCCGTTGGCAGGTACCCTCAGACCGCAGGCAGACTCGATGGCTTTGCAGGAGGAAATGGCATGGCTGATGGGGCACACCCCGCAAATGCGCTGGGTTATGACCGGCGCATCCAAGGGGTCGCGGCCTTGCAGGAGCGCTTCAAAGCCGCGAAACATTTCGCCCTTACTCCAGGCCTCGGCCACCTGACCGCCGGCAATACGTGTTTCGATACGCAGATGTCCTTCAATGCGGGTGAGGGGATCGAGAACGATTTTGGCCAATGGACCCTCCTGTTTACAGGGTATGAATGATGGGTTGGCAGCTGAGTGATGGAATCTTGACGCGGAGCGGCGAATAAAAAAGTTTACAGATATCCGTTCGCATCCCCTCTGATTCTGCCGGTTTGCGCCGACACGATTCCGTATACAAAGCAAGGGTGGCGCCAATGGTTTGAAATCTTTAAAATAAGTTTTTTTGTATTTTTAAAATTGGTTGATATTTAAGCCGAAACGGGTGGAATTTTTTTTATGCAGTTCGCAGCACCTTGCCGGTGTTTTTTCGAATTTTGTCAAAACACTGTTGCTTCTCTGTCAAATAACCGTATTCCGGTTATTGCCGGCCGAGGAGGGGTGGCGACGCTGTTCCTTTCTTGACTTTGTTTCGTCGCCTCCCCTAACATGTTCGTCTAAGCTTTCAAGTCGCCATCGCTTTTTCAGTGAGACCCATGTACAACGATTATTTCGGACTGCACGAACCTCCCTTCTCCATCGCGCCCGATCCCCGCTATCTGTTCATGAGTGAACATCACCGCGAAGCGCTGGCGCATCTGCTCTACGGCTTGCGCGGCGAGGGTGGTTTCGTGCTGCTCACCGGTGAGGTCGGCACGGGCAAGACCACGGTGTGTCGCTGTTTGCTCGAACAACTGCCCGACGACTGCGAGGTGGCCTTTGTGCTCAATCCCAAGGTCACCAGCCGCGAACTGCTGGCGACCATCTGTGATGAACTGGGCATCGGTTATCCTGAGGGCAATCAGAGCGTCAAGGTCTTTGTCGACCGCATCAACGCCTATCTTTTGGAGGCCCATGCCGCCGGCCGGCGTACGGTGGTGATCATTGATGAGGCGCAGAATCTGGGCGCCTCGGTTTTGGAGCAACTGCGCTTGCTCACCAATCTGGAAACCAATCGGGAAAAACTGCTGCAGATCATCCTCCTCGGCCAGCCCGAATTTCGCGATATGCTGGCGCGCCCGGAACTGCGCCAATTTTCGCAGCGCATTACCGCGCGCTATCATCTGCGCCCCCTGGCGCGCGACGAGATGAATTCCTATGTCTACCATCGGCTTCAGGTCGCCGGTCTGTCCCGCGCCGCCGGTGAGGATCTGTTTCCGCGCGCCGTGCTGCGGCGCCTGTACCGACTGAGCGGCGGGGTGCCGCGTCTGGTCAATCTGTTGTGCGATCGTGCCCTGCTCGGCGTCTTTGCAGGGGAGCAGCGGCGCGTTTCACCCGCCATCCTGCGCCAAGCCGCCCAGGAGGTTTTCGGCGAGGCCCCGGTTGCGCGCCCTGGCCTGCGTTGGGCTGGGGTCGCGGCGACCTTGGCACTGGTGGTCCTCATGGGTATCGCGGCGGGTTATTTCTTTCGTGACCCCGCCAGTGAGAGCGTGCGTGCTCTTGCTTCGCAGATTTCTTCCACAGCGGTCGTGGATGAGCCTGCGCACGGCACCGAGAGCAATCTTGAGGCCGCCGACGATCTGTCCTGGCCGGCGGCAGTGTCTCGCGAAGAAGGCGAGGGGCTGGCGCTGCAAGGATTGTTGGAATTATGGGATTTCACTCAGCCTTTGCCCGCCGGAGTCGATATCTGCGATTTCGTTAACGGCCTGGGGTTGCAATGCCTGCGGGATCGCGGCAGCTTGCGCACTCTTGAGATGCTCGACCGTCCGGCACTGCTGACCTTGCACGATGGCGAGGGACCCTATTCCGTCGCGTTGGTCGCTCTGGAGGGTAGCACTGCGGCAATTTTGGTGGGCGGCGAGATGCGCCAGGTTCGAAGCAGCGAGATCGAGGCGCGCTGGCTTGGCGAATTTACTCTGTTGTTCCGCGAACCGCCGGGGTATTCTGGCAATTTGCGCCCGGGAGCGCGCGACCCCTTCGTTCTGTGGCTTTCTCAGCGTCTCGCCGAGGTCGACGGGCGACCCGGGGAGCCGCGCACCAGAGCTGATTACGATGCGCAACTGGTGCAGGAGGTGCGCCGCTTCCAGCTTTCGCGGGGGTTGCAACCCGACGGCATTGTCGGCAGCAAGACCCTGATTCAGCTCGGTAATGCCCTGGGCAGTGCCGAACCGCGCCTGCGCGCGGCCGGGAGTTGACAGCTCATGTCTTTCATTCTTGACGCCTTGCGCAAATCCGACAAGAACCGCCCCGCGGGGATGGCTCCCGATTTGCGGACCGAACACTTTGCGCCGTCCGTGCGCTCGCGGCGCAAGGCCTCACCGTTATTGCTGGTATTGAGCGTCGCTTTGCTGCTCAATGCCGCCTTGCTGATCTGGTGGCTGCGGCCCTGGCAACCTGTCGTTGAGGATCTGCAAGTCGCCGTGCCGGCCACCGAAACCGCTGCGCCTGCCGAGATCTCGGGGACTTTGGCCGAGGTGCCGCCAAGCCTTGTGCCGCCGCAGATCGCTGTCGTACCCTCACCTCAGGCCGTGCCGGAGTCGCCGCCTGTCGCGACCCCGGCGCCGTCCGCCGAGCTCGTGGCAGTTGCACCCATGCCGGTTGATTCGCTGCCCGAACTCACGCCGCGGCAATCGCCGGTGTCGCCGGACCGCGCGCCCAAGCTTGAAGATCTGTCCGCCTCTCTGCGGTCCGGCTTGCCGGATTTCACTTTTTCCCTGCACTATTACACCGCAGATCCAGCGCAGCGCCTGGTGCGCCTCAACGGTCTCATCCTGCGCGAGGGACAAGCCCTAAGCGAGGGGCTAGTGCTGGAAGAGATCACATCGGACGGTGCGGTTTTTGGCTACCAGGGTCTGCTTTTCACCGTCAAGCGTTACTGATCTCCCCCGGCCAAACCAAGTGGCCATTTCCCAGGAATTTTTCCCATGCCTCAGGTCCGTCACCGCTTTTCTCCCGCACAGCGCCGCATTGCCGTGGCTTTACCGCTGTTGTTGATGCTGGCAATTTTCGGTCTTTCTTCCATATCCTTTGACCTCGCCGCGCCGGAAAAGAGCGCCTTGGGCTGGATGCCACCGACCTTGCAGAACTTTCTGCATATCCCCCTGTACGGCTTATTGGCCTTTCTGTGGTTCGGCGCCCTGGCGGCACTGGGAGTGGCCGGACGCAAGCGGCTCATGCTGGCGGCGTTCATCGCATTCACCTACGGTATTCTCGACGAATGGCATCAAACCACCGTACCCGGCAGGTTTGGTTCGTGGACCGATGTTGCCCTCAATTCCGTGGGGATTTTTCTGGCCCTGCTGTTCTGTGTCTGGTTCCAGCGCCGTTTCTGGCGAACATGAAATTTTTCCGGAGGTAATGCCGCCATGATTTTTATTTTTGCCCACCCCCCGCAGCTCCCTTCCATCAAGGGGCTGTTGACTGAATGCGATCTGTATGCCGAAGATCTCGATGCCGCCAAAGTCAATCATCTGCTGCTTTGCCGCACCGAGGGACAGTTGGCGGGTGTCGTCGGCATGGAAGTGTTCGGCGAAACCGGGTTGCTGCGATCCCTGGCGGTGGCGCCCGCATTTCGCGAACGCGGCATTGGCTCTTTGTTGCTGGTGCGCATCGAGCGGTTTGCCGCTCTGCAGGGGGCACGCAGTTTTTATTTGGCCACGGAAAAAGCCGCGGATTTTTTTGCGGCGCGGGGTTATACGCATCTGCCCACGGCCGAGGTGCCCGAGAGCGTGCGCGCAGCTCCCTTGTTCACCGAGCTTGCAGCGCGTGGCGCAAGCGCCATGGTTAAGCCGCTTGCCGCGCGCAAGGTCCCCGCGGCGCGGCGCGCAGCCGGCCCGATGTGAGCCTTTGCGGCGCTGCGTCGGCGCAAACTGGTTGTCAGGTGGTAAACTAATACCAAAAGAGTTTCGGAGTTTTTTACCGAAATCTTCCTGAGACAGGAGTCGCATCCATGAAAAGAATGCTCGTGATCCTTTTGACGGCGGTTCTCGCTGTGTCCGGCTGCGCCACCGGTTCGGGTCCCAAGGAAACCGGCGGCACGCTTATCGGCGCCGCCGGTGGCGGCCTGCTCGGCGCGCAAGTCGGTAAAGGGCGCGGACAGTTGGTCGCCGTCGCCGTCGGTACCCTCGCCGGTGCTCTGATCGGCCAGGAAGTCGGCCGCACCCTCGATCGGGCGGATCGCATGTGGATGGAGCGTAGCGCCCAACAGGCTCTGGAATACAACCGCAGTCACCAGGCCAGCACCTGGCACAACCCCGACAGCGGAAACTCCGGTTCCTTTACACCCGTGCGTACCTACCAGGCTGCCCAGGGGCAGCATTGCCGGGAATACGCCCAGACAGTCACCATCGGTGGCCAGCCCCAGCAGGCTTATGGCACCGCCTGCCGGCAACCTGACGGCAGCTGGATGATCGTGCGCTGATCCCCGGATCTCCTGTGGCAAACGGGCGGTCGTGGGTGAGCGTTTGCGCCCTGCGGGAGGGGTGCTATACTTGCCCTTGTGCTTTTTGCATAAATCTCCAATATTGCTTCCTTCTTCCTCTCATAGGCAGCTTTTGAATTATGTCTTTTCTGCATAATCTCGACCCTCGCTGGATCGAAAATCTCTACCATCGCTGGCGGCACAATGCGCAAGATGTGGGCGCGGACTGGCAGGCTTTCTTCGCCGGGTTCGACCTCGGCGAGACAGGTGGCGCGGCGGCTTCCACCTGCCTCGATCCGGCCTTCGCCCTCAAGCAGTCGGGGGTGCAGTCCCTCATCTACCGCTACCGCGATCTCGGCCATCTGCTGGCCTGCACCGATCCCCTCAATCCCTGCCCGATCAGCCATCCTTTGCTGGATCTCCACAATTTCGGACTGTCCGACGACGATCTGGACAAGGTGTTTCACACTCGGCGCTTTATTAAGCCCCAGGCAAGCTTGCGCGAAATTCTGGAGCTCATGCGCGAAACCTATTGCCACTCTGTCGGCGTCGAGTTCATGCACATCCAGAACCCCGATGAACGCCAGTGGCTCAAG
The window above is part of the Geoalkalibacter ferrihydriticus DSM 17813 genome. Proteins encoded here:
- a CDS encoding nickel-dependent hydrogenase large subunit, which encodes MAKIVLDPLTRIEGHLRIETRIAGGQVAEAWSKGEMFRGFEALLQGRDPLDAPVITQRICGVCPISHAISSCKAIESACGLRVPANGLYLRNLILGANYLQSHILHFYHLSALDFVKVEALLGYTGRDPVLVDLKNWAESEIRTNRVLPVAPFLPKLPGDYAADPQWNLGALANYVEALEIRQEAHRMAALLGGKMPHAATLVPGGVTCVADAAVLEDFRARLRRVRRFIERCYIPDVLQAARLYPSYADIGRGPARFLSYGVFDEGASTWMPAGTVNGKGHEPLNLALIHEDTTSGFYRGNHKSHPKDAAAPIPQPDKPRAYSWLKAPRYNGLSYEVGPLARLVVAAAAGERSISQSLSALLRETGLREEQLPSTLGRHAARALEAQLLAARMEQWLDAMQPGAPAIVPYKNRDAGSGVGLVEAPRGALGHWITLKAGRIGSYQCVVPSTWNFSPRDAEQNPGPVESALVGTPVNEAYQGLEVARVVRAFDPCIACAVH
- a CDS encoding ExeA family protein; the protein is MYNDYFGLHEPPFSIAPDPRYLFMSEHHREALAHLLYGLRGEGGFVLLTGEVGTGKTTVCRCLLEQLPDDCEVAFVLNPKVTSRELLATICDELGIGYPEGNQSVKVFVDRINAYLLEAHAAGRRTVVIIDEAQNLGASVLEQLRLLTNLETNREKLLQIILLGQPEFRDMLARPELRQFSQRITARYHLRPLARDEMNSYVYHRLQVAGLSRAAGEDLFPRAVLRRLYRLSGGVPRLVNLLCDRALLGVFAGEQRRVSPAILRQAAQEVFGEAPVARPGLRWAGVAATLALVVLMGIAAGYFFRDPASESVRALASQISSTAVVDEPAHGTESNLEAADDLSWPAAVSREEGEGLALQGLLELWDFTQPLPAGVDICDFVNGLGLQCLRDRGSLRTLEMLDRPALLTLHDGEGPYSVALVALEGSTAAILVGGEMRQVRSSEIEARWLGEFTLLFREPPGYSGNLRPGARDPFVLWLSQRLAEVDGRPGEPRTRADYDAQLVQEVRRFQLSRGLQPDGIVGSKTLIQLGNALGSAEPRLRAAGS
- a CDS encoding general secretion pathway protein GspB, which produces MSFILDALRKSDKNRPAGMAPDLRTEHFAPSVRSRRKASPLLLVLSVALLLNAALLIWWLRPWQPVVEDLQVAVPATETAAPAEISGTLAEVPPSLVPPQIAVVPSPQAVPESPPVATPAPSAELVAVAPMPVDSLPELTPRQSPVSPDRAPKLEDLSASLRSGLPDFTFSLHYYTADPAQRLVRLNGLILREGQALSEGLVLEEITSDGAVFGYQGLLFTVKRY
- a CDS encoding VanZ family protein; this encodes MPQVRHRFSPAQRRIAVALPLLLMLAIFGLSSISFDLAAPEKSALGWMPPTLQNFLHIPLYGLLAFLWFGALAALGVAGRKRLMLAAFIAFTYGILDEWHQTTVPGRFGSWTDVALNSVGIFLALLFCVWFQRRFWRT
- a CDS encoding GNAT family N-acetyltransferase → MIFIFAHPPQLPSIKGLLTECDLYAEDLDAAKVNHLLLCRTEGQLAGVVGMEVFGETGLLRSLAVAPAFRERGIGSLLLVRIERFAALQGARSFYLATEKAADFFAARGYTHLPTAEVPESVRAAPLFTELAARGASAMVKPLAARKVPAARRAAGPM
- a CDS encoding RT0821/Lpp0805 family surface protein — protein: MKRMLVILLTAVLAVSGCATGSGPKETGGTLIGAAGGGLLGAQVGKGRGQLVAVAVGTLAGALIGQEVGRTLDRADRMWMERSAQQALEYNRSHQASTWHNPDSGNSGSFTPVRTYQAAQGQHCREYAQTVTIGGQPQQAYGTACRQPDGSWMIVR